A genomic window from Lotus japonicus ecotype B-129 chromosome 1, LjGifu_v1.2 includes:
- the LOC130732672 gene encoding uncharacterized protein LOC130732672, whose product MEPENIDWDTIESTFVEDDTYEDFDAPKWVDLSALDDELLVDDDDEAWFCIHDCKHPKTAEDFLKPTTTRNPKAKLLRFGSFSEILPFRDRLRRQNSSAVASSNFKTCEKSRRPSCSGSLNEESENRNPNFSAVKDNGGTKKMKKPLIPNGGNPKQLNGSTTKECPARSDRKPKLRSTFSAQNLLGGREILSQITGFCSELKRLARKGSKKGTSENAPRPNGVSEEEQKEKDEEKRERVPLLVLKKGTTLKS is encoded by the exons ATGGAACCGGAAAACATAGACTGGGACACCATCGAATCAACGTTCGTTGAAGATGATACATATGAGGACTTTGATGCACCAAAATGGGTTGATCTCTCTGCTTTGGATGATGAGCTtcttgttgatgatgatgatgaagccTGGTTCTGCATTCACG ATTGCAAGCATCCCAAAACAGCTGAAGATTTTCTTAAACCCACAACCACAAGAAACCCCAAG GCAAAGCTATTGAGATTTGGAAGCTTCTCTGAAATTCTTCCCTTTAGGGACAGACTCAGAAG GCAAAATTCCTCAGCTGTAGCAAGTTCCAATTTCAAGACTTGTGAGAAATCAAGAAGACCCAGTTGTTCAGGAAGCTTGAATGAAGAATCTGAGAATAGAAATCCAAACTTTTCTGCTGTGAAAGACAATGGTGGtaccaagaagatgaagaagccaTTGATTCCAAATGGGGGCAATCCAAAACAGTTGAATGGCTCAACTACAAAGGAGTGTCCTGCAAGGAGTGATCGAAAGCCGAAGCTGAGGAGTACTTTCTCGGCGCAAAATTTGTTGGGTGGCAGAGAGATTCTGAGCCAGATCACAGGGTTCTGCTCTGAGTTGAAGAGGCTAGCAAGAAAGGGTTCCAAGAAAGGGACAAGTGAGAATGCTCCGAGACCAAATGGGGTGTCAGAAGAAGAACAGAAGGAGAAGGATGAGGAAAAGAGGGAAAGGGTGCCCCTGCTTGTGCTCAAGAAAGGGACAACCTTGAAGAGTTGA